GCTCATTGCCAAACAACGAAACCGACCACGGCATATATTTACGGGTGTTATGCATAATCTGCTGAATCACTTTTTCGGACTCGCTGTCCGGTGAATTGGCCAACTGCACCACCTGACCAAAAATCTGGTCAATAATTTCACAGGCCATATCGGCCAGATTTTCACCTAAGGGTCTGGCAAGACTGTCTCGCTCGCCGGCATTTAATCTGGAATGAAGGTCTTTAAAGCGCTGATGGGTTTCGGGTTGAAGCTTCAGGGAAATGTTATAGCTCATCTTATTATCCTTTTTGATATGCTGCGATGAGTCGCGTTTTTTTATCAATCTATCATACGATGAGTTGCTATACATGCCAATTGGCTAAAGTTTGCATTTGGTTAAGCTGCCGCATGCACTATTTTTTTTGCTACAATAGATCCAATTTTTCATTCACTTTTGATCTGTTTAGACTATGACTGACTCAGCGCAAAATATCGCGACAACCTACGATCCGACCGAGATCGAGAAAAAATGGTACCAAACTTGGGAAGAGCGTGGTTACTTTAAGCCGTCTGAAAAAGGCGAATCTTTCTGTATCATGATTCCGCCACCAAACGTCACTGGTAGCCTGCACATGGGTCATGGTTTCAACAATGCCATCATGGATGCCTTGACGCGTTTCAACCGTATGTCTGGTAAAAATACGCTTTGGCAACCGGGTACTGACCACGCAGGTATTGCAACGCAAATGGTGGTTGAGCGTCAGCTAGGTGCACAAGGGGTTAGCCGTCATGACCTGGGTCGTGAAAAGTTCATCGAAAAAGTCTGGGAATGGAAAGAACAGTCTGGCGGTAACATTACCCGTCAAATCCGTCGCTTAGGTTCTTCGGTTGACTGGTCACGTGAACGCTTCACGATGGATGATGGTTTATCAAACGCAGTAAAAGAAGTGTTTGTAAAACTTCACGAAGAAGGCCTGATCTACCGCGGCAAACGTCTGGTGAACTGGGATCCAAAACTGCAAACTGCCCTTTCTGACCTGGAAGTTGAGTCTGATAAAGAAGAAGCAGGTTCACTCTGGCACTTCAAATACTTCTTTGAAGACAAATCATTGCGCACGCATGATGGTAAAGATCACATCGTAGTAGCTACAACACGTCCTGAAACACTACTTGGTGATACAGCTGTTGCCGTTGCACTTGATGATGAACGTTATGCTGCGCTTGTTGGCAAAAACATCATCCTGCCAATCACTGGTCGTGCGGTTCCAATCGTTAAAGACGAATATGTCGATAAAGAATTCGGTACAGGCTGTGTGAAAATCACCCCTGCGCATGACTTCAATGACTATGAAGTAGGTAAACGTTGCGAATTGCCAATCATCAACATCTTCAACAAAAATGCTGAAGTTCTTGCTGAGTTTGAATACATCGCGAAAGCGGGCGAACAAATTTCTAAAACCATCCCTGCACCTGCGGACTACATTGGTTTAGAACGTTTTGAAGCACGTAAAAAACTGGTTGAACAAGCAGAAGCTGAAGGCTGGTTAGACCAAATCCAACCTTATACATTGAAACCCCCTCGCGGTGACCGTTCAGGCGTGATCGTTGAGCCGTTATTAACAGACCAATGGTATGTAAAAATCGCGCCTCTTGCGAAACCTGCCATTGAAGCGGTTCAAGACGGTCGTATCAAGTTCGTACCTGAGCAGTACAGCAACATGTACATGGCGTGGATGAACAACATCCAAGACTGGTGTATCTCGCGTCAATTATGGTGGGGTCACCGTATCCCTGCTTGGTACGATGCGGAAGGCAGTGTTTATGTTGGTCGTGACGAAGCTGAAGTTCGGGCGAAAAACAATATTCCTGCCGATGTTCAATTGAACCAAGACGAAGACGTACTGGATACATGGTTCTCTTCAGGTCTCTGGACATTCTCAACCTTAGGTTGGACTGGCGACGAAGCAAAAGACAAAGAAAACTACTTCCTGAATACCTTCCACCCGACAGAGGTACTGGTAACCGGTTTTGACATCATCTTCTTCTGGGTTGCCCGCATGATCATGCTGACCATGCACTTCATGAAGAATGAAGATGGTACGCCTCAAGTGCCGTTCAAGACTGTGTACGTTCACGGTCTGGTACGTGATGGCGAAGGTCAGAAGATGTCTAAATCGAAGGGTAACGTGCTTGACCCATTAGACTTGATTGATGGTGTGGATCTTGAAACTTTAGTACAAAAACGTACCACAGGTTTGATGAACCCGAAACAGGCAGCGAAGATTGAAAAATCAACCCGTAAAGAATTCCCTGAAGGAATTCAGTCTTACGGTACCGATGCAGTTCGTTTCACCTTCTGTGCGCTTGCCAATACTGGTCGTGACATCAAGTTCGACATGAAACGTGTTGAAGGCTACCGTAACTTTGCCAACAAAATCTGGAACGCAACGCGTTTCGTGATGATGAATGTCGAAGGTCAAACGATTGGTTCAGAAGCACGTCAAGACCTTTGGGAGTTGCCTGAACAATGGATCGTAAGCCGTCTGCAAAAAGCGGAACAAGCGGTGCAAACAGCATTTGCAACCTACCGTTTAGACCTAGCTGCGCAAGCGATTTATGAATTCATCTGGAATGAATACTGTGACTGGTATGTTGAGTTAACCAAACCGGTTCTGAACGATGAAAATGTGTCTGAAGAGCGTAAAGCTGAAGTACGTCGTGTTCTTCTTTCGGTAATGGAAGCGTCTTTACGTTTAGCTCATCCGTTAATGCCGTATTTGACAGAAGAAATCTGGCAAACACTTGCGCCGAAACTTGGCATCACTGGCGAAACTATTATGTTGGCGCCGTACCCTGTTGCTGAGCAAGCATTGATGAATGACCAGGCTGAAGCAGACATGCAATGGCTGCAAGGTTTGATTGGTGCGGTACGTAACATCCGTGGTGAGATGGGTCTAGGTAATGCTCGTTTGTTGCCTGTTCTTTTGCAAAATACCACTGATGCTGAAAAAGCACAGATCACACGTATTGAAGCATTGTTCAAAGCATTGGCAAAAGTTGAAAGCATTACTTTCCTTGCTGATGGCGAACAACCACCATTGTCTTCTTCATCTGTCGTTGGTCACGTGTCTGTATACGTTCCAATGAAGGGTTTAATTGACCCGAAAGCGGAATTGGGTCGTCTTCAAAAAGACTTAGACAAGGTTCAAAAGCAACATGACCAAATTGCAACTAAGCTCTCTAACGAAGGTTTTGTGGCAAAAGCACCTGCAGCTGTGGTTGAAGGTGAGAAAGTGAAACTTGCTGAGTTTGCTGATCAGTTAGCGAAGATTAAAGCGAATATGGAGCAAATTGCAGCGCTTTAATGTGTTGTTAGTTTGATCTAATTTGTAGTATAAAGGGCTGATTATTCAGCCCTTTATTATTAATGTTTTATGACAAATAAATATATAGAATACTTTCCTAAACCATTCTTAGAAGATTTAATTGAAGGTCATGTATTCCCAATCATTGGGGCTGGTTTTTCACGTAATGCAAAAAGTGATGACGACAGACCGAGTCTAGACTGGGATGAATTAGGTCGCTACTTTGCAAAGGATATAGTTCACTATACTTATAATGGAGCTATAGATGCTATTTCTGCTTTTGAATATGAATATTCTCGTTCAAAACTCATTGAAAAAATGTATCAAGCATTGAAAATTGGCACAATACATCCCGATGAAGCACATAAATCTTTTGCTAAACTTCCATTTCAGCTAATAGCCACCACAAATTTTGATTATCTATTAGAAGAATCATATCTTCAATCTGGTAATAAATTTTGCCGTACGATTATTGATGAAGAACAACTTCCTATTATCAACAATAATCCGAAACATTTAAATTTACTAAAAATACATGGTGATCTTAGCCATCCTTCTAGACTTGTAGCAACAGAAGAAGACTATGATTCATTCATTAGTAATTTCCCAATGCTTGCCACATTTATTACTAATTTATTTATATCTAAAACTGTATTATTCATTGGCTATAGCGTAGACGATAATGATATTAGACAATTATTTCAAATGATAAAAAATAGACTTGGAAAATTAAAAAGAAAAGCATATACAATTAGAATTAACTCTTCTATTCAAGAAATAAATAGATTTTCTCGAAGATGAATTAATGTAATCAATATCCCAATAGCTAAAAAAGATATTGATTATAATAAGGTTTTTTCAAATATCTTTGAGGAGTTAAATGATTACTGGCTAAAAAATATGCCAACAAATGCTACGGAGGAGGAATCTGAACTTGACTTAACTCTCTCCAATATTTCATCAAATAGAACAAATAGATTGTGTTTTTTCTCAATCGACGCAGCAAAACTTCCATATTATAAATCGAATTTATTTCCAATATTTTATAAATATGGATTTACAGCTGTTTCAATAGATAATTTTGTAGATAATACAGAAAACTATCTCGCAAGAATAAAGAAATTAATCGATACATCGAATACTTGTATCGTAGATCTTACATCCAAATCTAAATATGTATTATCTGAAGCCAATATAATATTTAATAAGTTTTTACATTCTAACGAAAATTTTAATATTATTATCATTAAAGATAAAAATGACTTTTTTTCAAATAATCATCCAATTTATAAAATGATTTTAGACCAAAAAATTTCAAAAACTAAATCAAGTAGGATTCATATTATTGATTTTGATACTAAGTTACATAATATTGATATTGAAAATTTAGAAAATGTAGTTAAAGAACTTTCAATTAAAATCTATGCAAAATTCGATCAAGAGACGAATTTACTACTTGAAAACAATCAATATGAGACTGCTCTTCTTACAGGATTTATTTCTCTAGAAAAAGCTCTTCGTAGTTTTTTCCCTGAACAAAAAATGTATTCACCATTAAAAATTTTTCAAATTCTATTTGATGACAAATTAATTAATCAGGAAGAATATCAAGTTTTGAATCATGCTCGAATAATTAGAAATACGATTGTACACGGCGATTCTACTGTAGGTATTGACAAGAATACTGTCATTATTTTTCTTGAGTTATTTGAAAAAATAAAGTCTAAAATTTATGAAAAAGTTGAAAAATAATATTTCCCTATCTCTAACCCTCTCCCCGAGGGAGAAGGAATTTTCCATTATTGATTTGCTTTCAACTCAAGGCATATATTCCATAAATCCTGCAACACCACATCCATCCGCCCCAACACATCATGATTCCAATACCGAACCACCGTTAAACCCAAAGCCTCTAAAAACTTTGTTCGCTCTGCATCATAGTCAATCGCATCATCCGTTCCATGCGGACTACCATCTAACTCAATCACTAAACCAATTTCATGACAGTAAAAATCCACAATATAAGGTTTGATCACATGCTGACGACGGAATTTAAGATTCATAAAACGCTTGGCACGTAAAATTTGCCATATGAAGTGTTCTGCATCGGTGGCAGTGTGGCGCATGGATTTGGCGAATTCTAATAGCTGGGGATCGAATTTTTTATTCATAGGCTTATGTTTTTATTATTTTCTTTAGATTATCAAATTTTATAACCTCTCCCTAGCCCTCTCCTAAAAGGAGAGGGAACGTTCATTATTAAATTAATTGATGGCATCTAATCAGTTACGACTCCCTCTCCCTCTGGGAGAGGATTAGGGAGAGGTGAATCTTAAAATAGCCCTCACCCTTGCGCACTCAGAATATATTCTGAGGATGCTCATCTCCTACAAGGAGAGAGAATTTTCATTACTACATCTAGAGTTATTATACGAATAAGAGATTAAAGCATCCCATGCCTTAAAAACATCTCCAAGCCACTTACCTTTTTGATATACATCAACCGTTCTTTTTCTACTTTAATCTGCTGTTTGATGGCTGAAGTATCTTCATCAATCTGCTTATACAGGTCAGCAATTTGAACTTTCCCTTTCGCCTTTTTTACTGCAATTCTGGTTTTCGATGACCAGACCAATCTATGAATCAATGTATTAATCTGCTCTTGTAATTTCTGGCTCTGTGCATCCAAAGCCAGTTGATAAAACTTGAGTTGTTCCGCATTTAAACCTTTTTTTGAAACATCCTGATCTTGCTCGATCTGCAATTGCATTCTCAGTAACGTAAACAGATCTTGCTCTGCATAAGCCTCATTGGCACGTTGCAATAATTCAGTTTTCTTGATTTTTTTGACATCGTTCACTTCACGGTCAGGGTGAATGATGGCAGCAATTTTTAAATATACGGTTTTCAATGACTGTTCTGCCGTCGCTGCTGCATGTTCCTGTTTTTCCTGCTGGCGTTTTAATCTGGCCTGCTCACGTGCCTGCTGAAAATGATCCGATTCCCATTCTTCAAATACTTCAGATGCCGCCTGATCCGAAGCATTTTCTTCATCAAAAAATAGCTCTATATCCTCTATGCTTGGCTTTTTGTTTTTTCTGGCCTGCATATGTTCGATATGCTGTTGATAGTAATTATAAATATCATCAACAATCTGCGCCTGTTGCTTTGATAAAGATTGAGAGTCTTTTAAATAGGTCGCAAGATACTGGATTTTGACATCCAGCTGCGTTGCCTCTGCCTTGGAAAATTCTGCCTCATGCAAATGCGTCCAGAGCTGTTCCAATTGCTGAAACAGCACTGCATGTAACTCATGATAGACCGGCATCAAGGTTTGACGGGTATATTGCTGAATCTGTTCCTGCGCCTGCTGCCACTGCTTCAGTTCAAGCTGCTGCTGTTCAATTTTATCAATCAGACGGTTCAGCTTTCTCTGCTGTGGTGAAAGCTCGGCATCTGGCTGAACAGTGGTTTTTAAATCAAAAGACATGGCAAAGATGCAACGCAAATAAATGCTATTTTATCCCTAAAACTTTTGAGTGACTGCTGATTTACTGCAAATAAAAATGCAGACCGAAGTCTGCTTGATGGAAATCAATTAATTTTCAACAATGATACGTCCATTCAATGACTGCACCGGGCGGTTGTTCGGATGCCCCATCAATTTGGCAAATTCCGAAATCTGCTTGGCAGAAGCCTGTTGAATATCTTTCAGAATCAGCCAGCGCACCCCTTCCGAACACGGCGGTGTGGTCAGCGAACCGCTAAAACGGTAATAATCCAGATTCTTAGGCAACATTGCATTCACAGGTTGTGGCGTTTTCAAAACCACTTTCTCGCCCTGCTTTTTCGGTAAACGGTTCCACATGCGTTTGAGCATCTGGCTTTCTGCACCCTGCTCAAACATCATCCCCACGACAGCCAGCTCACCTTTGGCATTGGCATGGACAAAATGGATTTCCAGTGGATAGCTTTTGCCTTTAATCAGGTTTTCACTCGGACTATGCAAATGAAACTGCTTCAGTACAAAGGTATCGTCATCCAGCTGCAATTCACCACCTTGCGCAAAATCCACCTGAACGGTATGACCTTTATTTTCGATCGCATGAATCATGGTGTTATAGCTGAACTTGAGCGGTTCCAGTTCTGCTTTCACTGTTCGTTCAATATTGATTGGTGACTGGTTCAGACCATTACAGGCCGAATATTTCTGGCTCAAAGTCGACCATTGTTCAGGCTGAGTATAATCCCACTCCGCATCTGCCCAGACCGCTGTACTTAAACCCATAACCGTTAAAAGCGTGAATATTCTTTTCACAATACATCCCTTGTTGGAAGTCAAAATCACAATTTCTAATTTAAAAACAGTTTATTAAAGTAGTGTAATCACTCTATTTTTCAGGCCACAAACTACAGATTTTTATAAAGATGAAGTGATTTGCTTACAAATTTCTAAATACTCCTAATTATTCAAAACACATTATTCAGAATATATATTGATAAATTTCAAATGGATAATACTTTTATAGATTTAAAAATAGACAGTAGAGAATGTGATCTTCTTCAAATTTAATCTGCTGATTTTTTATGCATTATTTACATGAAATCTCTATCTTATTTTCAATAGATCAAATAGCTAGATTTTTAAGTTCAAGCTTCTTTTTTAAATAGAATCTACCTTTATTCATAAACTTACATAAACACAGCAGCAAATAAAATACCGATATTGCTAGACTCGAGCCAAAGAGAAAAATGAGGATAAAGAATTTAAATGGACTGGGCGACCATATTTATAAATGACACCACCTGGGAGTTTACCGCAGAAATTTTGCTGCGTTGTGCCCTGATGTACACGATGATTATCCTGTTTTTGCGTCTGACCGGAAAACGTGGGGTACGTCAACTTTCTATCTTCGAAGTCGCTATCATTTTGAGCTTGGGCTCGATTGCCGGCGACCCGATGTTTACTGAAGATATTCCCCTGATTCAGGCAGTTCTGGTGATGTCGGTGATTATTATCATGTACCGCCTGACCACCTGGCTCATGATGAAATATCAGTGGTTTGAAGACCTACTGGAAGGTAAACCGATTTATATCGTAGAAGATGGCGTGCTGGTCGTTGAAGAAATTAAAAAAGGTAAGATGTCACATGATGAATTCTTTGCCGAAATGCGCCAGCAAGGCGTAGAGCATCTGGGTCAGGTACGCACCGGTTTACTGGAAACTGACGGTAAGTTCAGTATCCTGTTCTTCAAATCGGATGAGGTTCGGCCTGGGCTGCCACTTTTCCCTAAAACCTGTTCTATAGTCCAACAGGTCAAGGCTGGGCAATTATATGCCTGCATTTACTGTGGACAGGTACAAACCCTTTCGCATGCCAACCAGCAATGTCCGCGCTGTGATTCTTCGCAATGGGCCGAAACGATTGACTGTTTAAGAATAACTTAAGTCTGATTCAGTAACTGCAAA
The nucleotide sequence above comes from Acinetobacter lwoffii. Encoded proteins:
- a CDS encoding valine--tRNA ligase, translating into MTDSAQNIATTYDPTEIEKKWYQTWEERGYFKPSEKGESFCIMIPPPNVTGSLHMGHGFNNAIMDALTRFNRMSGKNTLWQPGTDHAGIATQMVVERQLGAQGVSRHDLGREKFIEKVWEWKEQSGGNITRQIRRLGSSVDWSRERFTMDDGLSNAVKEVFVKLHEEGLIYRGKRLVNWDPKLQTALSDLEVESDKEEAGSLWHFKYFFEDKSLRTHDGKDHIVVATTRPETLLGDTAVAVALDDERYAALVGKNIILPITGRAVPIVKDEYVDKEFGTGCVKITPAHDFNDYEVGKRCELPIINIFNKNAEVLAEFEYIAKAGEQISKTIPAPADYIGLERFEARKKLVEQAEAEGWLDQIQPYTLKPPRGDRSGVIVEPLLTDQWYVKIAPLAKPAIEAVQDGRIKFVPEQYSNMYMAWMNNIQDWCISRQLWWGHRIPAWYDAEGSVYVGRDEAEVRAKNNIPADVQLNQDEDVLDTWFSSGLWTFSTLGWTGDEAKDKENYFLNTFHPTEVLVTGFDIIFFWVARMIMLTMHFMKNEDGTPQVPFKTVYVHGLVRDGEGQKMSKSKGNVLDPLDLIDGVDLETLVQKRTTGLMNPKQAAKIEKSTRKEFPEGIQSYGTDAVRFTFCALANTGRDIKFDMKRVEGYRNFANKIWNATRFVMMNVEGQTIGSEARQDLWELPEQWIVSRLQKAEQAVQTAFATYRLDLAAQAIYEFIWNEYCDWYVELTKPVLNDENVSEERKAEVRRVLLSVMEASLRLAHPLMPYLTEEIWQTLAPKLGITGETIMLAPYPVAEQALMNDQAEADMQWLQGLIGAVRNIRGEMGLGNARLLPVLLQNTTDAEKAQITRIEALFKALAKVESITFLADGEQPPLSSSSVVGHVSVYVPMKGLIDPKAELGRLQKDLDKVQKQHDQIATKLSNEGFVAKAPAAVVEGEKVKLAEFADQLAKIKANMEQIAAL
- a CDS encoding endonuclease domain-containing protein; this translates as MNKKFDPQLLEFAKSMRHTATDAEHFIWQILRAKRFMNLKFRRQHVIKPYIVDFYCHEIGLVIELDGSPHGTDDAIDYDAERTKFLEALGLTVVRYWNHDVLGRMDVVLQDLWNICLELKANQ
- a CDS encoding SIR2 family NAD-dependent protein deacylase, whose product is MTNKYIEYFPKPFLEDLIEGHVFPIIGAGFSRNAKSDDDRPSLDWDELGRYFAKDIVHYTYNGAIDAISAFEYEYSRSKLIEKMYQALKIGTIHPDEAHKSFAKLPFQLIATTNFDYLLEESYLQSGNKFCRTIIDEEQLPIINNNPKHLNLLKIHGDLSHPSRLVATEEDYDSFISNFPMLATFITNLFISKTVLFIGYSVDDNDIRQLFQMIKNRLGKLKRKAYTIRINSSIQEINRFSRR
- a CDS encoding coiled-coil domain-containing protein; this translates as MSFDLKTTVQPDAELSPQQRKLNRLIDKIEQQQLELKQWQQAQEQIQQYTRQTLMPVYHELHAVLFQQLEQLWTHLHEAEFSKAEATQLDVKIQYLATYLKDSQSLSKQQAQIVDDIYNYYQQHIEHMQARKNKKPSIEDIELFFDEENASDQAASEVFEEWESDHFQQAREQARLKRQQEKQEHAAATAEQSLKTVYLKIAAIIHPDREVNDVKKIKKTELLQRANEAYAEQDLFTLLRMQLQIEQDQDVSKKGLNAEQLKFYQLALDAQSQKLQEQINTLIHRLVWSSKTRIAVKKAKGKVQIADLYKQIDEDTSAIKQQIKVEKERLMYIKKVSGLEMFLRHGML
- a CDS encoding DUF421 domain-containing protein, whose translation is MDWATIFINDTTWEFTAEILLRCALMYTMIILFLRLTGKRGVRQLSIFEVAIILSLGSIAGDPMFTEDIPLIQAVLVMSVIIIMYRLTTWLMMKYQWFEDLLEGKPIYIVEDGVLVVEEIKKGKMSHDEFFAEMRQQGVEHLGQVRTGLLETDGKFSILFFKSDEVRPGLPLFPKTCSIVQQVKAGQLYACIYCGQVQTLSHANQQCPRCDSSQWAETIDCLRIT
- a CDS encoding carbonic anhydrase, whose amino-acid sequence is MGLSTAVWADAEWDYTQPEQWSTLSQKYSACNGLNQSPINIERTVKAELEPLKFSYNTMIHAIENKGHTVQVDFAQGGELQLDDDTFVLKQFHLHSPSENLIKGKSYPLEIHFVHANAKGELAVVGMMFEQGAESQMLKRMWNRLPKKQGEKVVLKTPQPVNAMLPKNLDYYRFSGSLTTPPCSEGVRWLILKDIQQASAKQISEFAKLMGHPNNRPVQSLNGRIIVEN